One genomic segment of Stigmatopora argus isolate UIUO_Sarg chromosome 1, RoL_Sarg_1.0, whole genome shotgun sequence includes these proteins:
- the LOC144074378 gene encoding host cell factor 1-like isoform X2, with translation MEVEPVVLHPRWKRVLGWSGPVPRPRHGHRAVAIKELMVVFGGGNEGIVDELHVYNTATNQWFIPAVRGDIPPGCAAYGFVCDGTRLLVFGGMVEYGKYSNDLYELQASRWEWKRLKAKAPKNNPPPSPRLGHSFSLIGNRCFLFGGLANDSEDPKNNIPRYLNDLYSLELRQGSSVVCWDIPLTSGQPPPPRESHTAVVASGVQGNRLIIYGGMSGCRLGDLWVLDIDSLVWSKPDFNGTAPLPRSLHSATTVHNKMYVFGGWVPLLMDDVKVATHEKEWKCTNTLACLNLDTLCWEMVEMDSEEDSIPRARAGHCSVAINSRLYIWSGRDGYRKAWNNQVCCKDLWYLETERPSAPTRVQLVRANTSSLEVSWGPSQTADTYLLQIQKYDIPTTSVASATAATANSLKSSTPVTASLTSQSPRLTLVPQSPTATASANSLLAAKGPTVLKVATQAATTGASFVTVRPATPKYPVTVTTLPANVRMMVPAQVAQATPISSGTQMSGMAALAAAAAATRKITPATATLLNVPTGATIVKTIPVSNPATRILKTAAAQLGGTTVVSSPGTSNRPIITVHKAGTVTTVVGGVTKTYTLVNSPLGMGTSNALISNLGKVMSVVQSKPGQTASSSVAQILQAKGTIPTGTILKLVSSADGKQTTVLSSPQTGSVVSKPGATIIKTIPMSALQGGTGGPITILTTKVVTPGAAGKIITTVPKISASQQGITQVVLKGATGTPGTILRTIAKGGVRLVTPGTTGSKPGVTTLVVKGTTGVSSLGTISRSVSTAVAGLATNTSASLATPITTLATIAALTNQVTTATAAAGVGPKQVTLIMTPSGAEAQSLVQDLPVSIMASPTSEEPGSTTSTLTSSGPEGESGDAVIAVTEVCSNPPCETHDTGTTNTATVSVATIADKGCTNPPCETHDTGTTNTATVATAGTSQVLQVCSNPPCETHETGTTNTATTVAAGGLNQVCSNPPCETHETGTTNTATTATAQQGDGIQGDSMEPASSPSSGPGSSAAISQGRAITTVTQATPTPGPAIPEISSLVREDAVKTDEVAVAPAMEATEEPMQIGGQSEDVMSSSATLLLQGSEAAQSVDTPPQELMSSEGVSGEMDPGNTTTLMVTADGLSADESQNLTIQAFLQAAGHIDGAESEQSIPIVLTQEELAALVQQQQQLQDLQAGEEAEPGSVPTEGLAPADSLNDPVAENNGLEAASSAVSSAVARLASTFSPAPTLTASPKARPAAPVKDVSNGISANEWFDVGIVRVTNMSVSHYYIPEDHVTIDHHSGVMPDYSQMKKMELQPGTAYKFRVAGINICGRGAFSEVSAFKTCLPGFPGAPCAIKISKNLGGAQLTWEPPAVTSGKITEYSVYLAIQSSQATAASSSGPAQLAFMRVYCGTSPSCLVQNSSLNNAHIDHTTKPAIIFRIAARNQKGYGPATQVRWLQETSKDTKAASKRPVSSPDIKSVAPKKLKGDQSKDSMPC, from the exons ATGGAGGTCGAGCCTGTGGTGCTTCATCCCCGCTGGAAGCGTGTCCTCGGATGGAGCGGTCCCGTACCGCGGCCCCGTCACGGACACCGGGCCGTGGCGATCAAGGAACTGATGGTGGTGTTTGGTGGTGGCAACGAGGGTATTGTGGACGAACTGCACGTCTACAACACAG CTACTAATCAGTGGTTCATCCCTGCTGTGCGAGGGGACATCCCACCAGGCTGTGCTGCTTACGGGTTTGTGTGTGATGGCACTAGACTGCTGGTGTTTGGAGGAATGGTGGAATATGGAAAGTATAGCAACGATCTCTACGAGCTGCAG GCCAGTCGCTGGGAATGGAAGCGTCTGAAAGCAAAGGCACCAAAGAACAACCCGCCCCCTTCCCCCCGTCTCGGTCACAGCTTCTCCCTGATTGGTAATCGCTGCTTTTTATTCGGAGGCTTGGCCAATGACAGTGAAGACCCCAAGAACAACATTCCCAG GTACCTGAATGATCTATACTCCCTGGAACTGCGTCAGGGCTCCAGCGTTGTCTGCTGGGACATTCCATTGACATCCGGGCAGCCGCCTCCTCCCAGAGAAAGTCACACTGCCGTGGTGGCAAGTGGGGTTCAAGGAAACCGCCTGATTATCTATGGGGGGATGAGCGGCTGCAGGCTGGGTGACCTATGGGTGCTCGATATCG ATTCGCTCGTCTGGAGCAAACCAGATTTTAATGGGACTGCGCCGTTGCCTCGCAGCCTGCACTCAGCCACAACTGTCCATAACAA GATGTACGTGTTTGGAGGCTGGGTTCCTCTGCTGATGGATGATGTTAAAGTTGCAACACATGAGAAGGAGTGGAAGTGCACTAACACACTGGCTTGCCTTAATCTTG ACACGCTATGCTGGGAGATGGTGGAAATGGACAGCGAGGAGGACAGCATTCCACGAGCCCGTGCTGGCCACTGCAGCGTAGCCATCAACTCCAGACTTTACATCTGGAGCGGGAGAGACGGATATAGGAAGGCTTGGAACAACCAGGTCTGCTGCAAGGACCTCTGGTACTTGGAGACAG AGCGTCCCAGTGCTCCGACCAGAGTCCAGCTGGTGCGAGCCAACACGTCTTCTCTGGAAGTGAGCTGGGGACCATCACAGACTGCTGACACCTACCTGCTGCAGATACAGAAGTACGACATTCCCACTACATCTGTGGCAAGCGCAACTGCCGCAACAGCTAACTCTTTGAAGAGTTCGACGCCTGTCACAGCAAGTCTGACAAGCCAATCCCCACGCCTCACATTAGTGCCCCAGTCCCCTACAGCAACCGCATCTGCGAACTCATTGTTAGCTGCCAAAGGTCCAA CTGTCCTGAAGGTGGCCACTCAAGCAGCCACAACCGGTGCCTCGTTTGTCACCGTGCGACCAGCCACACCCAAATACCCGGTCACCGTGACCACACTTCCTGCAAATGTTCGCATGATGGTGCCTGCTCAGGTTGCACAAGCTACT CCAATCAGTAGCGGTACTCAGATGAGTGGAATGGCGGCGCTGGCAGCAGCGGCTGCTGCTACACGTAAGATTACGCCAGCCACAGCAACTTTACTCAACGTGCCAACGGGAGCCACCATTGTTAAGACAATACCG GTCAGCAACCCTGCGACCCGTATCCTGAAAACCGCTGCCGCTCAGCTGGGTGGCACAACTGTCGTCTCCAGCCCTGGCACTAGCAACCGACCAATTATTACAGTCCACAAAGCCGGGACAGTCACCACAGTGGTAGGGGGAGTCACCAAGACCTACACACTGGTTAACAGCCCATTGGGCATGGGAACGAGTAATGCTCTG ATCAGCAATCTGGGAAAGGTGATGTCTGTGGTGCAGTCGAAACCTGGTCAAACAGCAAGCAGCTCCGTTGCACAGATCCTACAG GCGAAGGGCACCATTCCTACTGGAACAATCTTGAAGCTGGTGAGCTCTGCAGACGGCAAGCAAACCACTGTGCTCAGCAGTCCTCAGACAGGCTCAGTTGTATCCAAGCCAGGTGCCACCATCATAAAGACCATTCCTATGTCTGCGCTTCAGGGGGGAACAG GTGGGCCAATCACAATTCTCACAACCAAGGTGGTGACACCAGGGGCTGCcggaaaaatcatcacaacgGTCCCCAAAATTTCAGCCAGCCAGCAGGGCATCACACAG GTGGTGTTGAAAGGGGCTACAGGGACCCCGGGAACCATCCTCAGGACTATCGCGAAGGGCGGAGTCAGACTGGTGACCCCAGGCACCACTGGCTCCAAGCCTGGAGTCACTACGCTGGTTGTAAAAGGGACAACAG GTGTGTCTAGTCTGGGCACCATATCACGAAGTGTGTCCACCGCAGTGGCAGGTTTGGCCACCAACACCAGTGCCTCGCTTGCCACACCCATCACCACTTTGGCAACAATTGCTGCGCTCACCAACCAGGTCACCACTGCGACAGCTGCTGCTGGTGTTGGACCCAAGCAG GTCACTTTAATCATGACCCCAAGCGGAGCAGAAGCACAGTCGCTGGTCCAGGATCTGCCTGTCTCCATCATGGCCTCTCCCACATCAGAAGAACCGGGAAGTACGACGAGCACGCTTACAAGTAGTGGTCCGGAAGGCGAGAGTGGAGATGCTGTGATTGCAG TGACTGAGGTCTGCTCCAACCCGCCCTGCGAGACACATGACACGGGAACCACCAACACTGCTACTGTTTCCGTTGCAACCATTGCTGACAAAGGGTGCACCAACCCACCTTGTGAGACGCATGACACTGGAACCACCAACACCGCCACTGTCGCGACGGCAGGCACAAGTCAAGTACTGCAG GTGTGCTCCAATCCTCCATGTGAGACTCACGAAACTGGAACAACCAACACTGCCACCACAGTGGCAGCGGGAGGACTAAATCAG GTATGCTCCAATCCACCATGTGAGACACACGAAACTGGAACCACCAACACTGCCACCACGGCCACAG CTCAGCAGGGCGACGGGATTCAAGGAGATTCCATGGAGCCCGCTTCGTCCCCCTCTTCTGGCCCTGGTTCTTCTGCTGCCATCAGCCAAGGCAGAGCCATTACCACAGTTACACAGGCCACACCCACACCTGGTCCGGCAATACCT GAAATCTCTTCGTTGGTCAGAGAAGATGCGGTCAAGACTGATGAGGTAGCCGTCGCCCCGGCAATGGAAGCAACTGAAGAGCCTATGCAAATAGGGGGCCAATCAGAGGATGTGATGTCATCATCTGCAACACTGTTGTTGCAGGGCAGTGAGGCGGCTCAG TCCGTGGACACGCCTCCTCAGGAGCTGATGTCATCAGAAGGGGTGAGCGGCGAGATGGACCCCGGAAACACAACGACACTGATGGTGACGGCTGATGGGCTGTCCGCAGACGAGTCTCAAAATCTTACTATACAGGCTTTCCTGCAAGCGGCAGGGCACATCG ATGGTGCCGAGTCAGAGCAGTCCATCCCCATTGTGCTGACTCAGGAGGAGCTCGCTGCTCTggtccaacaacaacaacagctacAGGACTTGCAAGCAGGAGAGGAGGCGGAGCCCGGCTCCGTCCCCACAG AGGGTCTCGCTCCAGCAGACAGTCTAAATGACCCTGTGGCGGAGAACAATGGCCTTGAGGCGGCATCGTCCGCTGTGAGCAGCGCCGTGGCTCGATTGGCAAGCACTTTTAGCCCTGCCCCCACCCTGACTGCTAGTCCCAAAGCTCGACCTGCTGCCCCAGTCAAAGATGTGTCCAACGGCATCAGCGCCAATGAG TGGTTTGATGTAGGGATCGTCAGAGTGACCAACATGTCCGTCTCTCACTACTACATCCCTGAGGACCATGTCACTATAGAT CACCACTCGGGCGTGATGCCAGACTACAGTCAGATGAAAAAGATGGAGCTTCAGCCAGGGACGGCCTACAAATTCCGTGTAGCCGGCATTAATATTTGTGGCCGCGGGGCTTTCTCTGAAGTATCTGCATTTAAAACATGTCTACCTGGGTTCCCTGGAGCACCGTGTGCCATCAAAATTAGCAAG AATTTAGGCGGAGCTCAACTCACCTGGGAACCTCCAGCTGTCACGTCAGGGAAGATCACAGAGTATTCCGTATATCTGGCAATCCAGTCGTCCCAGGCCACTGCCGCTTCCTCGTCCGGTCCAGCCCAGCTGGCCTTCATGAGGGTGTACTGTGGCACCAGCCCATCATGCCTGGTCCAGAATTCCAGCCTCAACAACGCCCACATTGATCACACCACCAAGCCGGCCATCATTTTCCGCATTGCCGCTCGCAACCAGA
- the LOC144074378 gene encoding host cell factor 1-like isoform X1 — protein sequence MEVEPVVLHPRWKRVLGWSGPVPRPRHGHRAVAIKELMVVFGGGNEGIVDELHVYNTATNQWFIPAVRGDIPPGCAAYGFVCDGTRLLVFGGMVEYGKYSNDLYELQASRWEWKRLKAKAPKNNPPPSPRLGHSFSLIGNRCFLFGGLANDSEDPKNNIPRYLNDLYSLELRQGSSVVCWDIPLTSGQPPPPRESHTAVVASGVQGNRLIIYGGMSGCRLGDLWVLDIDSLVWSKPDFNGTAPLPRSLHSATTVHNKMYVFGGWVPLLMDDVKVATHEKEWKCTNTLACLNLDTLCWEMVEMDSEEDSIPRARAGHCSVAINSRLYIWSGRDGYRKAWNNQVCCKDLWYLETERPSAPTRVQLVRANTSSLEVSWGPSQTADTYLLQIQKYDIPTTSVASATAATANSLKSSTPVTASLTSQSPRLTLVPQSPTATASANSLLAAKGPTVLKVATQAATTGASFVTVRPATPKYPVTVTTLPANVRMMVPAQVAQATPISSGTQMSGMAALAAAAAATRKITPATATLLNVPTGATIVKTIPVSPVSGSLPVTMVSNPATRILKTAAAQLGGTTVVSSPGTSNRPIITVHKAGTVTTVVGGVTKTYTLVNSPLGMGTSNALISNLGKVMSVVQSKPGQTASSSVAQILQAKGTIPTGTILKLVSSADGKQTTVLSSPQTGSVVSKPGATIIKTIPMSALQGGTGGPITILTTKVVTPGAAGKIITTVPKISASQQGITQVVLKGATGTPGTILRTIAKGGVRLVTPGTTGSKPGVTTLVVKGTTGVSSLGTISRSVSTAVAGLATNTSASLATPITTLATIAALTNQVTTATAAAGVGPKQVTLIMTPSGAEAQSLVQDLPVSIMASPTSEEPGSTTSTLTSSGPEGESGDAVIAVTEVCSNPPCETHDTGTTNTATVSVATIADKGCTNPPCETHDTGTTNTATVATAGTSQVLQVCSNPPCETHETGTTNTATTVAAGGLNQVCSNPPCETHETGTTNTATTATAQQGDGIQGDSMEPASSPSSGPGSSAAISQGRAITTVTQATPTPGPAIPEISSLVREDAVKTDEVAVAPAMEATEEPMQIGGQSEDVMSSSATLLLQGSEAAQSVDTPPQELMSSEGVSGEMDPGNTTTLMVTADGLSADESQNLTIQAFLQAAGHIDGAESEQSIPIVLTQEELAALVQQQQQLQDLQAGEEAEPGSVPTEGLAPADSLNDPVAENNGLEAASSAVSSAVARLASTFSPAPTLTASPKARPAAPVKDVSNGISANEWFDVGIVRVTNMSVSHYYIPEDHVTIDHHSGVMPDYSQMKKMELQPGTAYKFRVAGINICGRGAFSEVSAFKTCLPGFPGAPCAIKISKNLGGAQLTWEPPAVTSGKITEYSVYLAIQSSQATAASSSGPAQLAFMRVYCGTSPSCLVQNSSLNNAHIDHTTKPAIIFRIAARNQKGYGPATQVRWLQETSKDTKAASKRPVSSPDIKSVAPKKLKGDQSKDSMPC from the exons ATGGAGGTCGAGCCTGTGGTGCTTCATCCCCGCTGGAAGCGTGTCCTCGGATGGAGCGGTCCCGTACCGCGGCCCCGTCACGGACACCGGGCCGTGGCGATCAAGGAACTGATGGTGGTGTTTGGTGGTGGCAACGAGGGTATTGTGGACGAACTGCACGTCTACAACACAG CTACTAATCAGTGGTTCATCCCTGCTGTGCGAGGGGACATCCCACCAGGCTGTGCTGCTTACGGGTTTGTGTGTGATGGCACTAGACTGCTGGTGTTTGGAGGAATGGTGGAATATGGAAAGTATAGCAACGATCTCTACGAGCTGCAG GCCAGTCGCTGGGAATGGAAGCGTCTGAAAGCAAAGGCACCAAAGAACAACCCGCCCCCTTCCCCCCGTCTCGGTCACAGCTTCTCCCTGATTGGTAATCGCTGCTTTTTATTCGGAGGCTTGGCCAATGACAGTGAAGACCCCAAGAACAACATTCCCAG GTACCTGAATGATCTATACTCCCTGGAACTGCGTCAGGGCTCCAGCGTTGTCTGCTGGGACATTCCATTGACATCCGGGCAGCCGCCTCCTCCCAGAGAAAGTCACACTGCCGTGGTGGCAAGTGGGGTTCAAGGAAACCGCCTGATTATCTATGGGGGGATGAGCGGCTGCAGGCTGGGTGACCTATGGGTGCTCGATATCG ATTCGCTCGTCTGGAGCAAACCAGATTTTAATGGGACTGCGCCGTTGCCTCGCAGCCTGCACTCAGCCACAACTGTCCATAACAA GATGTACGTGTTTGGAGGCTGGGTTCCTCTGCTGATGGATGATGTTAAAGTTGCAACACATGAGAAGGAGTGGAAGTGCACTAACACACTGGCTTGCCTTAATCTTG ACACGCTATGCTGGGAGATGGTGGAAATGGACAGCGAGGAGGACAGCATTCCACGAGCCCGTGCTGGCCACTGCAGCGTAGCCATCAACTCCAGACTTTACATCTGGAGCGGGAGAGACGGATATAGGAAGGCTTGGAACAACCAGGTCTGCTGCAAGGACCTCTGGTACTTGGAGACAG AGCGTCCCAGTGCTCCGACCAGAGTCCAGCTGGTGCGAGCCAACACGTCTTCTCTGGAAGTGAGCTGGGGACCATCACAGACTGCTGACACCTACCTGCTGCAGATACAGAAGTACGACATTCCCACTACATCTGTGGCAAGCGCAACTGCCGCAACAGCTAACTCTTTGAAGAGTTCGACGCCTGTCACAGCAAGTCTGACAAGCCAATCCCCACGCCTCACATTAGTGCCCCAGTCCCCTACAGCAACCGCATCTGCGAACTCATTGTTAGCTGCCAAAGGTCCAA CTGTCCTGAAGGTGGCCACTCAAGCAGCCACAACCGGTGCCTCGTTTGTCACCGTGCGACCAGCCACACCCAAATACCCGGTCACCGTGACCACACTTCCTGCAAATGTTCGCATGATGGTGCCTGCTCAGGTTGCACAAGCTACT CCAATCAGTAGCGGTACTCAGATGAGTGGAATGGCGGCGCTGGCAGCAGCGGCTGCTGCTACACGTAAGATTACGCCAGCCACAGCAACTTTACTCAACGTGCCAACGGGAGCCACCATTGTTAAGACAATACCGGTCAGTCCTGTATCCGGCAGCCTTCCTGTTACAATG GTCAGCAACCCTGCGACCCGTATCCTGAAAACCGCTGCCGCTCAGCTGGGTGGCACAACTGTCGTCTCCAGCCCTGGCACTAGCAACCGACCAATTATTACAGTCCACAAAGCCGGGACAGTCACCACAGTGGTAGGGGGAGTCACCAAGACCTACACACTGGTTAACAGCCCATTGGGCATGGGAACGAGTAATGCTCTG ATCAGCAATCTGGGAAAGGTGATGTCTGTGGTGCAGTCGAAACCTGGTCAAACAGCAAGCAGCTCCGTTGCACAGATCCTACAG GCGAAGGGCACCATTCCTACTGGAACAATCTTGAAGCTGGTGAGCTCTGCAGACGGCAAGCAAACCACTGTGCTCAGCAGTCCTCAGACAGGCTCAGTTGTATCCAAGCCAGGTGCCACCATCATAAAGACCATTCCTATGTCTGCGCTTCAGGGGGGAACAG GTGGGCCAATCACAATTCTCACAACCAAGGTGGTGACACCAGGGGCTGCcggaaaaatcatcacaacgGTCCCCAAAATTTCAGCCAGCCAGCAGGGCATCACACAG GTGGTGTTGAAAGGGGCTACAGGGACCCCGGGAACCATCCTCAGGACTATCGCGAAGGGCGGAGTCAGACTGGTGACCCCAGGCACCACTGGCTCCAAGCCTGGAGTCACTACGCTGGTTGTAAAAGGGACAACAG GTGTGTCTAGTCTGGGCACCATATCACGAAGTGTGTCCACCGCAGTGGCAGGTTTGGCCACCAACACCAGTGCCTCGCTTGCCACACCCATCACCACTTTGGCAACAATTGCTGCGCTCACCAACCAGGTCACCACTGCGACAGCTGCTGCTGGTGTTGGACCCAAGCAG GTCACTTTAATCATGACCCCAAGCGGAGCAGAAGCACAGTCGCTGGTCCAGGATCTGCCTGTCTCCATCATGGCCTCTCCCACATCAGAAGAACCGGGAAGTACGACGAGCACGCTTACAAGTAGTGGTCCGGAAGGCGAGAGTGGAGATGCTGTGATTGCAG TGACTGAGGTCTGCTCCAACCCGCCCTGCGAGACACATGACACGGGAACCACCAACACTGCTACTGTTTCCGTTGCAACCATTGCTGACAAAGGGTGCACCAACCCACCTTGTGAGACGCATGACACTGGAACCACCAACACCGCCACTGTCGCGACGGCAGGCACAAGTCAAGTACTGCAG GTGTGCTCCAATCCTCCATGTGAGACTCACGAAACTGGAACAACCAACACTGCCACCACAGTGGCAGCGGGAGGACTAAATCAG GTATGCTCCAATCCACCATGTGAGACACACGAAACTGGAACCACCAACACTGCCACCACGGCCACAG CTCAGCAGGGCGACGGGATTCAAGGAGATTCCATGGAGCCCGCTTCGTCCCCCTCTTCTGGCCCTGGTTCTTCTGCTGCCATCAGCCAAGGCAGAGCCATTACCACAGTTACACAGGCCACACCCACACCTGGTCCGGCAATACCT GAAATCTCTTCGTTGGTCAGAGAAGATGCGGTCAAGACTGATGAGGTAGCCGTCGCCCCGGCAATGGAAGCAACTGAAGAGCCTATGCAAATAGGGGGCCAATCAGAGGATGTGATGTCATCATCTGCAACACTGTTGTTGCAGGGCAGTGAGGCGGCTCAG TCCGTGGACACGCCTCCTCAGGAGCTGATGTCATCAGAAGGGGTGAGCGGCGAGATGGACCCCGGAAACACAACGACACTGATGGTGACGGCTGATGGGCTGTCCGCAGACGAGTCTCAAAATCTTACTATACAGGCTTTCCTGCAAGCGGCAGGGCACATCG ATGGTGCCGAGTCAGAGCAGTCCATCCCCATTGTGCTGACTCAGGAGGAGCTCGCTGCTCTggtccaacaacaacaacagctacAGGACTTGCAAGCAGGAGAGGAGGCGGAGCCCGGCTCCGTCCCCACAG AGGGTCTCGCTCCAGCAGACAGTCTAAATGACCCTGTGGCGGAGAACAATGGCCTTGAGGCGGCATCGTCCGCTGTGAGCAGCGCCGTGGCTCGATTGGCAAGCACTTTTAGCCCTGCCCCCACCCTGACTGCTAGTCCCAAAGCTCGACCTGCTGCCCCAGTCAAAGATGTGTCCAACGGCATCAGCGCCAATGAG TGGTTTGATGTAGGGATCGTCAGAGTGACCAACATGTCCGTCTCTCACTACTACATCCCTGAGGACCATGTCACTATAGAT CACCACTCGGGCGTGATGCCAGACTACAGTCAGATGAAAAAGATGGAGCTTCAGCCAGGGACGGCCTACAAATTCCGTGTAGCCGGCATTAATATTTGTGGCCGCGGGGCTTTCTCTGAAGTATCTGCATTTAAAACATGTCTACCTGGGTTCCCTGGAGCACCGTGTGCCATCAAAATTAGCAAG AATTTAGGCGGAGCTCAACTCACCTGGGAACCTCCAGCTGTCACGTCAGGGAAGATCACAGAGTATTCCGTATATCTGGCAATCCAGTCGTCCCAGGCCACTGCCGCTTCCTCGTCCGGTCCAGCCCAGCTGGCCTTCATGAGGGTGTACTGTGGCACCAGCCCATCATGCCTGGTCCAGAATTCCAGCCTCAACAACGCCCACATTGATCACACCACCAAGCCGGCCATCATTTTCCGCATTGCCGCTCGCAACCAGA